Proteins from one Aulosira sp. FACHB-615 genomic window:
- the accD gene encoding acetyl-CoA carboxylase, carboxyltransferase subunit beta, whose amino-acid sequence MANNEESRGLKSLFDWFANRKKSGSTNLERQEREIADGLWHKCSQCGVLTYTKDLRANQMVCVECGHHNRVDSDERIRQLIDSNTWQPINEHLRPTDPLQFRDRKPYSDRLREMETKLGLVDAVKTGLGQINGMPVALGVMDFRFMGGSMGSVVGEKITRLIEQATGRRYPVVIVCTSGGARMQEGMLSLMQMAKISAALDRHREARLLYLPVLTNPTTGGVTASFAMLGDIILAEPKSTIGFAGRRVIEQTLREKLPEDFQSAEDLLKHGFVDEIVPRTQLKKTLAQLIALHQPVTTAPSMMLWESMTLSSTAVE is encoded by the coding sequence ATGGCAAACAACGAAGAATCACGCGGTTTAAAGTCTCTGTTTGATTGGTTTGCAAATCGAAAAAAATCAGGCTCTACCAACCTGGAACGACAAGAACGGGAAATTGCTGACGGGCTATGGCATAAATGTTCTCAGTGTGGTGTTTTAACCTATACAAAAGATTTGAGAGCTAATCAAATGGTCTGCGTCGAATGTGGACATCATAATCGGGTAGATAGTGATGAACGCATCCGCCAATTGATAGATAGCAATACTTGGCAACCGATAAATGAGCATTTGCGCCCGACCGACCCCTTACAATTTCGCGATCGCAAACCTTATAGCGATCGCCTGCGGGAAATGGAAACAAAACTCGGTCTTGTAGATGCGGTAAAAACTGGTTTAGGACAAATCAACGGAATGCCTGTAGCCTTGGGAGTAATGGACTTCCGGTTTATGGGTGGTAGTATGGGTTCCGTTGTTGGCGAAAAAATCACCCGCTTAATTGAACAAGCCACCGGACGACGTTACCCTGTAGTTATTGTCTGCACCTCTGGCGGTGCGAGAATGCAGGAAGGTATGCTTTCCCTGATGCAGATGGCAAAAATCTCCGCAGCTTTAGACCGCCATCGTGAAGCCAGATTATTGTACCTTCCCGTATTGACCAACCCGACCACAGGCGGCGTAACCGCTAGTTTTGCCATGTTAGGCGATATTATTTTGGCAGAACCCAAATCTACAATCGGTTTCGCTGGTCGGCGCGTCATTGAGCAAACCCTCCGCGAAAAATTACCAGAAGATTTTCAATCTGCGGAAGATTTACTCAAGCATGGCTTTGTAGACGAGATTGTGCCTCGTACTCAGTTAAAGAAAACTTTAGCACAGCTAATTGCTTTACATCAACCAGTTACAACAGCCCCTTCGATGATGCTGTGGGAGTCGATGACGTTGAGTTCTACAGCAGTTGAGTAA
- the ychF gene encoding redox-regulated ATPase YchF produces the protein MLRAGIVGLPNVGKSTLFNALVANAKAEAANFPFCTIEPNVGVVSVPDERLNVLSQIAGSVQIVPARVEFVDIAGLVKGASQGEGLGNQFLSHIREVDAIVHVVRCFENDDIIHVAGSVDPARDIEIINLELGLSDLAQIERRIERTRKQARTSKDAQFEITVLEKLVAALNEGKSVRQVSLNEEEAAIIQGLGLLTSKPIIYAANVSEDDLATGNEFVEKVRQIASQENAQVVIVSAQVEAELVELAEEDKADFLESLGVKEGGLKSLIRATYTLLGLRTYFTSGPKESRAWTINAGMSAPQAAGVIHSDFERGFIRAETVAYDDLVASGSMKSAKEKGLVRSEGKEYIVQEGDVMLFLFNV, from the coding sequence ATGCTAAGAGCCGGAATTGTCGGACTTCCCAACGTCGGAAAATCTACTTTGTTTAATGCCTTAGTAGCCAATGCGAAAGCGGAGGCTGCTAACTTTCCCTTCTGCACGATTGAACCGAATGTCGGCGTTGTCTCAGTACCGGATGAGCGGTTAAACGTGCTTTCGCAAATTGCTGGTTCTGTACAAATTGTCCCCGCCCGTGTTGAGTTTGTGGATATTGCCGGTTTGGTCAAAGGTGCGAGTCAAGGTGAAGGTTTGGGGAACCAATTTTTATCCCACATTCGAGAAGTTGATGCGATCGTTCATGTGGTGCGTTGTTTTGAGAATGATGATATTATCCACGTTGCCGGTTCGGTTGATCCAGCGCGGGATATTGAAATTATCAATTTAGAACTCGGTTTATCCGACTTAGCCCAAATTGAACGCCGTATTGAACGTACCCGTAAACAAGCCCGCACCAGCAAAGATGCTCAGTTTGAAATTACAGTTCTCGAAAAATTAGTAGCAGCCTTAAACGAAGGTAAATCTGTCCGTCAAGTCAGTTTAAATGAAGAAGAAGCAGCCATTATTCAAGGGTTAGGACTGCTCACCAGTAAACCGATTATTTACGCTGCCAATGTTTCAGAAGATGACTTAGCTACAGGTAATGAATTTGTCGAAAAAGTCCGACAAATTGCCTCACAAGAAAATGCTCAAGTCGTCATTGTTTCTGCTCAAGTAGAAGCAGAATTAGTGGAATTAGCTGAAGAAGACAAAGCAGATTTCTTAGAATCTTTAGGTGTGAAAGAAGGCGGTTTAAAATCTTTGATTCGCGCGACTTACACCTTGTTAGGTTTGCGGACTTATTTCACTAGCGGCCCCAAAGAAAGCCGCGCTTGGACAATTAATGCTGGTATGTCTGCACCCCAAGCCGCAGGTGTGATTCACTCTGATTTTGAACGCGGATTTATTCGCGCCGAAACCGTTGCTTACGATGATTTAGTAGCAAGTGGTTCGATGAAAAGTGCAAAAGAAAAAGGCTTAGTTAGAAGTGAAGGAAAAGAGTACATTGTCCAAGAAGGAGATGTCATGTTATTCCTATTTAATGTGTAG
- a CDS encoding mannose-1-phosphate guanyltransferase, with amino-acid sequence MRAVLMAGGSGTRLRPLTCDLPKPMVPILNRPIAEHIINLLKRHQITEVIATLHYLPDVLRDYFQDGSDFGVQMTYAVEEDQPLGTAGCVKNIAELLDETFLVISGDSITDFDLTAAIEFHKQKQSKATLILTRVPNPIEFGVVITDEAGKIKRFLEKPSTSEIFSDTVNTGTYILEPEVLDYLPANTETDFSKDLFPLLLAKNEPMYGYIAQGYWCDVGHLDAYREAQYDALDRKVKLEFAYEEISPGVWVGENTFIDATAHIQTPAIIGDNCRIGARVQIEAGTVIGDNVTVGADANLKRPIVWNGAFVGEEAQLSACVISRGSRVDRRAHVLEAAVVGSLSTVGEEAQISTSVRVWPSKKIESGAILNINLIWGNTAQRNLFGQRGVQGLANIDITPEFAVRLGSAYGSILKPGSKVTVSRDQRNISRMVTRSLIAGLMSVGVDIQNLDATAIPIARTVIPMMSVAGGIHVRVHPDRPDYILIEFMDDKGINISKAQEKKIEGAYFKEDMRRALIHEVGDVAYPSQVIDSYCTAFEKLLHVSTLTNSRAKIVIDYVYAVSGAVLPQMLDKFGADAVVLNASLNKHAVTTADREALLTQLGHVVEALKANFGVQVSANGEQLILVDESGFPIRGEMLTALMVDMILTSNPRGTVVVPVHASSAVEQVARRHDGRVIRTKANPTALMEACQKNSNVVLGGSGDTGFIFPQLHPGFDSMFCIAKIIEMLTIQERSLATARSELPRVIHRTQTIRCPWTAKGALMRYLVETHPAQNLELIDGVKIGQPFDDNWLLVLPDASEPLVHLFANSSDRDWVDDTIRNYRHRVQTFVERQQEYHPAEV; translated from the coding sequence ATGCGTGCAGTACTGATGGCAGGCGGTTCGGGGACAAGGCTTCGTCCTTTAACTTGCGATTTACCTAAACCAATGGTGCCGATTCTCAATCGTCCCATTGCTGAACATATTATCAATTTGCTCAAAAGACATCAAATCACCGAAGTCATTGCTACATTACATTATTTACCCGATGTTTTGCGTGATTACTTTCAAGATGGTAGTGATTTTGGCGTACAAATGACCTACGCGGTAGAAGAAGATCAGCCTTTGGGAACGGCGGGTTGTGTGAAAAATATTGCCGAACTACTAGATGAAACTTTTTTAGTAATTAGTGGCGATAGCATTACAGATTTTGATTTAACAGCAGCAATTGAATTTCATAAACAAAAACAATCAAAAGCGACTTTGATTTTAACTAGAGTTCCTAACCCCATTGAATTTGGCGTAGTAATTACTGACGAAGCAGGCAAAATTAAACGATTTTTAGAAAAACCATCTACAAGCGAAATTTTTTCCGATACAGTCAACACTGGAACATACATTCTTGAACCTGAAGTTTTAGATTATTTACCAGCTAATACCGAAACTGACTTTTCTAAGGATTTATTTCCGTTACTTTTAGCCAAAAATGAGCCGATGTACGGCTATATTGCCCAAGGTTACTGGTGTGATGTTGGTCATTTAGATGCTTATCGGGAAGCACAATATGATGCTTTAGATAGAAAGGTAAAACTTGAATTTGCTTATGAAGAAATTTCCCCCGGTGTCTGGGTAGGAGAGAATACTTTTATTGATGCAACAGCCCATATTCAAACTCCCGCCATAATTGGCGATAATTGCCGCATTGGGGCAAGAGTTCAAATTGAAGCGGGAACAGTTATTGGTGATAATGTGACCGTTGGGGCTGATGCTAACCTCAAGCGTCCAATTGTGTGGAATGGGGCGTTTGTGGGGGAAGAAGCCCAATTAAGTGCCTGTGTCATTTCCCGTGGTAGCCGCGTAGACCGCCGCGCCCATGTATTAGAAGCTGCCGTGGTGGGTTCGTTATCTACGGTGGGGGAAGAAGCACAAATTAGTACTAGTGTGCGTGTTTGGCCGAGTAAAAAAATTGAGTCTGGTGCAATTTTAAACATCAACTTAATTTGGGGAAATACTGCCCAAAGAAACTTGTTTGGTCAACGTGGCGTACAAGGTTTGGCAAATATCGACATTACCCCAGAATTTGCGGTGCGCTTAGGTTCGGCTTATGGTTCGATTTTAAAACCCGGTTCTAAAGTTACAGTATCAAGAGACCAACGGAACATTTCTCGGATGGTGACGCGATCGCTGATTGCCGGTTTAATGTCTGTAGGCGTTGATATTCAAAACCTTGATGCTACTGCTATCCCCATCGCCCGGACTGTGATTCCGATGATGTCAGTAGCTGGCGGTATCCATGTCAGAGTCCATCCCGATCGCCCCGACTACATCCTGATAGAATTTATGGATGACAAAGGGATTAACATTTCCAAAGCCCAAGAAAAGAAAATTGAAGGGGCATATTTTAAAGAAGATATGCGTCGGGCGTTGATTCATGAAGTTGGTGATGTGGCTTATCCCAGCCAAGTTATTGACAGTTACTGCACAGCCTTTGAAAAATTACTCCACGTTTCTACCCTCACCAACAGTCGCGCCAAAATCGTCATTGACTATGTTTATGCTGTCTCTGGGGCTGTTTTACCCCAAATGCTGGATAAATTCGGCGCGGATGCAGTGGTACTCAACGCCAGTTTAAATAAACACGCTGTCACCACGGCTGACCGCGAAGCCTTATTAACCCAGTTAGGTCATGTGGTGGAAGCCTTGAAAGCTAACTTTGGCGTGCAAGTCTCGGCCAATGGCGAACAGCTAATTTTAGTTGATGAATCAGGCTTTCCCATTCGTGGGGAAATGTTAACCGCCTTAATGGTGGACATGATATTGACATCTAACCCCAGAGGTACGGTAGTTGTGCCAGTTCACGCCTCTAGTGCGGTGGAACAAGTCGCCCGTCGCCATGATGGGAGAGTGATTCGGACAAAGGCTAACCCAACCGCCTTAATGGAAGCTTGTCAAAAAAATTCTAATGTAGTGTTGGGCGGTAGTGGCGACACTGGTTTCATTTTCCCCCAACTGCATCCGGGGTTTGATTCCATGTTCTGCATTGCCAAGATCATTGAAATGTTAACAATTCAAGAGCGATCGCTGGCTACTGCACGTTCCGAATTACCCCGCGTCATTCATAGAACTCAGACAATTCGCTGTCCTTGGACTGCTAAAGGTGCATTAATGCGCTACTTAGTAGAAACTCACCCAGCCCAAAACCTCGAACTCATCGATGGCGTGAAAATTGGTCAACCATTCGATGATAATTGGCTGTTAGTTTTACCCGATGCCAGCGAGCCATTAGTACATTTGTTTGCCAATAGTAGCGATCGCGATTGGGTAGACGACACCATTCGCAACTACCGCCACCGCGTCCAAACTTTTGTGGAAAGACAACAAGAATATCACCCAGCCGAAGTTTAA